A genomic region of Chryseobacterium sp. KACC 21268 contains the following coding sequences:
- a CDS encoding metallophosphoesterase family protein has protein sequence MKIALFSDIHANLPALEAFFADVEKRNPDSIYCLGDLVGYNIWPNEVVNEIRKRKIPTIAGNYDFGIGRMSNECGCAYKTDAEKDNGNISISFTNSLMKDDERAYLRTLPAHIKVEFQLNEDKLNLLLVHGSPRKINEYLFEDREEKSMLRIMEQADADIMCFGHTHKPYHRILNSGIDGQDHFRHAVNIGSVGKPKDNDIRGGYVMLTVDENSSILNKESISVEFIRFDYDFEKAAKAVEDSPLPNEYAENLRRGY, from the coding sequence ATGAAAATTGCATTATTCAGCGACATTCACGCTAATCTCCCTGCATTGGAAGCATTCTTTGCAGATGTTGAAAAAAGAAATCCCGACAGCATTTATTGCTTGGGAGATTTAGTAGGTTACAATATCTGGCCAAATGAAGTGGTCAATGAAATCCGTAAAAGAAAAATACCAACTATTGCCGGCAACTACGATTTTGGCATTGGGAGAATGAGTAATGAATGTGGTTGTGCGTACAAAACAGACGCTGAGAAGGACAATGGAAATATTTCCATTTCTTTTACCAATTCGTTGATGAAAGATGACGAACGTGCTTACCTGCGTACACTTCCAGCACATATAAAAGTAGAATTTCAATTGAATGAAGACAAGCTAAACCTGCTTTTGGTACACGGGAGCCCCAGAAAAATAAATGAATATCTTTTTGAAGACCGTGAAGAAAAAAGTATGCTCCGCATTATGGAACAAGCTGACGCTGACATTATGTGTTTTGGACATACCCATAAGCCATATCACAGGATTTTAAATTCGGGTATTGATGGACAGGATCATTTTCGTCACGCAGTAAATATCGGTTCTGTTGGGAAGCCGAAAGACAATGATATCAGAGGTGGTTACGTGATGTTGACAGTTGATGAAAACAGTTCTATATTGAACAAAGAAAGCATCAGTGTAGAATTTATCCGCTTCGACTATGACTTTGAAAAGGCGGCAAAGGCAGTGGAAGACAGTCCTCTTCCAAACGAGTATGCAGAAAATCTAAGACGTGGCTATTAA